A section of the Kluyveromyces lactis strain NRRL Y-1140 chromosome F complete sequence genome encodes:
- the CHM7 gene encoding phosphatidic acid-binding protein CHM7 (weakly similar to uniprot|P47048 Saccharomyces cerevisiae YJL049W Hypothetical ORF), translated as MLPESRLRSLYSDFRGLKLLNIDGYEANIRQWKEYLIKEFWSDLIIINAADLLSELSNSQYGAPKSIDVVLDEMVKEGTLVSLNEYHKRNQNIVISMMSWAISKTILDLSWKSRKNETAMYLKPVKYVNIAWLKRNDEVLQDLLKNNIKESAHKATDYVFTKGHFYKASGIDSIVKDWDSYGIILDYLCDKNQIIVGSENIVKIISPLLSASPQVASKEVSEEDICVANINEYVFTAETEIKSAQKVLDLTTKRLTSAISSGLSQEIKRTLLRLKKRSEKNLEQAYTSLESLRKLQDEISNASQNVVMINLLKQGSTALKAINSQLLDEDSISNILDDFQENTEKQDRIHNLLVGESVSDNDALEEELSLLEKELSTEDTKEKEKKKIEEQKSAAPLESGSTEDLIKKLGSLRVSSRDSPRAEKTEVKEPKKEEMTEKLLA; from the coding sequence ATGTTACCAGAATCAAGGTTAAGATCATTGTACTCTGATTTCAGAGGACTGAAATTATTAAACATCGATGGTTATGAGGCAAACATCAGACAATGGAAAGAATATTTAATCAAGGAATTCTGGAGTGATCTGATAATCATAAATGCTGCAGATCTACTTTCAGAATTATCAAACTCTCAGTATGGTGCTCCGAAAAGCATTGACGTAGTGCTAGATGAGATGGTAAAAGAAGGCACGTTAGTATCCCTTAACGAATATCACAAAAGGAATCAGAACATCGTAATATCAATGATGAGCTGGGCTATCAGCAAGACAATCTTAGATTTGTCCTGGAAGAGCAGAAAAAATGAGACTGCAATGTACTTAAAACCAGTCAAATATGTTAATATTGCGTGGTTAAAGAGAAATGACGAGGTACTACAAgatctattgaagaataacatcaaagaaagtgCTCACAAAGCGACTGACTATGTATTCACTAAGGGTCATTTTTATAAGGCGTCCGGAATTGATAGCATCGTGAAAGATTGGGACTCCTACGGAATAATACTTGATTACTTATGTGATAAGAATCAAATTATTGTCGGTTCAGAAAATATAGTTAAGATTATCTCTCCGTTGTTGAGTGCGAGCCCCCAGGTAGCGTCCAAAGAAGtatctgaagaagatatttGTGTTGCCAATATTAATGAATATGTATTCACTGCGGAAACGGAGATAAAATCGGCACAAAAGGTGCTAGATCTTACTACCAAACGGCTGACAAGCGCTATTTCATCGGGTCTTTCTCAAGAGATTAAGAGAACACTTCTTAGGTTGAAAAAACGCTCAGAAAAGAACTTGGAACAAGCTTACACGAGTTTAGAATCTCTTAGGAAACTCCAAGATGAAATATCCAATGCTTCACAAAATGTGGTTATGATTAATCTTTTAAAACAAGGCAGTACCGCTTTGAAGGCTATCAATTCACAACTTTTAGATGAAGATTCTATTTCAAACATATTAGATgatttccaagaaaatACAGAGAAGCAAGACCGTATTCATAATTTGTTAGTAGGAGAGTCGGTTTCCGACAATGATgctcttgaagaagaattgtCACTGTTAGAGAAGGAGCTATCAACAGAGGATACAAAAGAGAaggagaaaaagaagatcgAAGAACAAAAATCTGCAGCACCTTTGGAATCTGGCTCAACagaagatttgataaagaaactTGGATCCTTGAGGGTATCGAGCAGGGACTCTCCTCGTGCAGAGAAGACGGAAGTGAAGGAACCGAAAAAGGAAGAGATGACCGAGAAACTGTTGGCCTAA
- the HSM3 gene encoding Hsm3p (similar to uniprot|P38348 Saccharomyces cerevisiae YBR272C), giving the protein MTDVTKDIDNLADALLTMEISPEINDLMEKLALNLTSSNNLPVDVKHLLTSIKTYLTQSSSEMLDYNLLLEVLDAVVGLCPFEDVLKVFSVDDLITALKSGDKALTETVCQVIAAASPRDIFAGTPLLDEMLKLYFCESTVVAIVNALEKTLGILVTNQLNRRRILENNLPVLISVKDCKNSTTFCRFLDLIKILSASVTFEEFRKDIFIIDNMVTNKMMENDILVFIHICQYYIELLTISLTEDGKEWVIRYVKPSFEIFGEAFSRREELFDVGHFAKSYLLTLFSKISYLDDKSYIQLLEAQFFPLYPDKQYLDEFLTVLDPSYIAKVHLDLLKEKALRAGNVHMFVNLIKDEDCFVQLKDEINSKTLNDMPYIEKMLLLDGLTLTSYGIQHLTRNMPSVMNSIIDSGNQVTEKLSFDLRLRVFENLLEANPQELSVWLIPLQSEYANILNGRRGRFSSGQLADDYL; this is encoded by the coding sequence ATGACAGATGTGACCAAAGATATTGATAACTTGGCTGATGCCCTTCTTACGATGGAGATATCACCCGAaatcaatgatttgatGGAAAAACTAGCCCTAAATTTAACTTCATCGAACAACCTTCCGGTAGACGTCAAACATCTATTGACTTCAATAAAAACCTATCTTACACAGTCATCAAGTGAGATGTTAGACTATAATTTACTTTTGGAAGTGTTGGATGCAGTTGTGGGCTTGTGTCCGTTTGAGGATGTACTCAAAGTTTTTTCAGTAGATGACCTTATCACTGCCCTCAAAAGTGGTGACAAGGCTTTAACTGAGACGGTTTGCCAAGTAATTGCGGCTGCTTCTCCAAGAGATATTTTTGCAGGCACACCTTTGCTAGATGAAATGCTTAAATTGTACTTCTGCGAATCTACTGTTGTTGCTATTGTTAATGCGCTTGAGAAGACGCTTGGCATCTTAGTTACGAACCAATtaaacagaagaagaatcttAGAAAATAACTTACCGGTATTAATAAGTGTTAAAGACTGTAAAAACTCTACTACTTTTTGTAGGtttcttgatttgatcaaGATACTCTCTGCAAGTGTCacttttgaagagtttAGAAAAGATATCTTCATTATCGACAACATGGTGACCAACAAGATGATGGAAAATGATATACTTGTTTTCATTCACATATGCCAATATTATATTGAGCTTCTAACTATTTCCTTGACAGAAGACGGAAAAGAATGGGTAATACGGTATGTAAAGCCCagttttgaaatatttggagAAGCTTTCTCTAGAAGGGAAGAATTGTTTGATGTTGGTCATTTTGCAAAATCGTATTTGCTAACCCTTTTCTCTAAAATCTCTTACCTAGATGACAAATCATATATTCAGCTGCTCGAAGCGCAGTTCTTCCCATTATATCCTGACAAACAATACCTGGACGAATTTTTGACGGTTCTTGATCCTAGTTACATTGCAAAGGTTCATTTGGACttgttaaaagaaaaagcatTACGTGCGGGGAATGTTCATATGTTTGTGAATCTAataaaagatgaagacTGCTTTGTGCAATTAAAAGACGAAATAAATTCTAAAACCTTGAACGATATGCCATACATAGAGAAAATGCTTTTGTTAGACGGTCTGACTTTAACTTCATATGGTATTCAACACTTGACTAGAAACATGCCATCAGTTATGAACAGTATAATCGATAGTGGAAATCAGGTTACCGAAAAATTGTCGTTTGACTTAAGACTGAGGGTCTTCGAGAACCTTTTGGAAGCCAACCCG